In a single window of the Streptomyces sp. 846.5 genome:
- a CDS encoding acetyl-CoA hydrolase/transferase C-terminal domain-containing protein codes for MRPISTADDLNLSEFLRPGDRIVIGQACGEPTTLVEALIAQGRDIGGLSAFIATSFSGLLTPTATEGIAMSSMGAIGALRSLTKEHRLQVIPCHVSQIGPMIKAGTLGCDVAFVQVSPANADGDHSFGLTSDHVRAAVAGARVVVAEVNDQVPFTYGELLPSADIDHAVRVSRPPTEVPPAKIDEIDEAIAKHVATYIEDGSVLQTGIGAVPDAVLRLLHDRKDLGVHSGMLGDGLVDLVEAGVVTNTRKRIDRGISISGALIGTTRLYTFAHCNPHLRMCTTAYTHHAAVLAQLDGLVTINSALEVDLTGQVNAEQSGSAYLGGTGGQVDFVRAGALSPGGHAIIALPATAKGGTISRITARLSGPVTTARSDVDVIVTEFGSAELRGQTLAERTRRLIAIAHPGFQEELARAAHTIQQRGF; via the coding sequence ATGAGACCGATCTCCACCGCCGACGACCTGAACCTCAGCGAGTTCCTGCGTCCCGGCGACCGCATCGTCATCGGCCAGGCCTGCGGCGAACCGACCACTCTGGTCGAGGCGTTGATTGCCCAAGGCCGCGACATCGGCGGGCTCTCGGCCTTCATCGCGACCAGCTTCTCCGGGCTGCTCACCCCGACGGCGACCGAGGGCATCGCCATGTCCAGCATGGGGGCCATCGGCGCCCTGCGCTCGCTGACCAAGGAGCACAGACTCCAGGTGATCCCCTGTCATGTCAGCCAGATCGGACCGATGATCAAGGCCGGGACGCTCGGCTGCGATGTGGCGTTCGTCCAGGTCAGCCCGGCCAATGCGGACGGCGACCACAGCTTCGGCCTCACCAGCGACCATGTCCGGGCCGCCGTCGCCGGGGCGCGGGTCGTCGTGGCGGAAGTGAACGACCAAGTGCCCTTCACCTACGGCGAGTTGCTCCCATCCGCCGACATCGACCATGCCGTACGGGTCTCCCGTCCACCCACCGAGGTCCCGCCGGCGAAAATCGACGAAATCGACGAAGCGATAGCGAAGCACGTTGCGACGTACATCGAGGACGGCTCGGTGCTGCAGACCGGGATCGGTGCCGTGCCGGACGCCGTCCTCCGCCTGCTGCACGACCGCAAGGACCTGGGCGTGCACTCCGGCATGCTGGGTGACGGCCTGGTCGATCTGGTAGAGGCAGGCGTCGTCACCAACACACGTAAGCGCATCGACCGCGGGATCTCCATCAGCGGCGCCCTGATCGGCACCACCCGCCTCTACACCTTCGCTCACTGCAACCCGCACCTCCGCATGTGCACCACCGCCTACACCCACCACGCGGCTGTCCTCGCCCAGCTCGACGGACTGGTCACCATCAACTCGGCGCTGGAGGTCGACCTGACCGGCCAGGTGAACGCCGAGCAGAGCGGCTCGGCCTATCTCGGCGGCACCGGCGGCCAGGTGGACTTCGTCCGCGCCGGAGCGCTCTCACCGGGGGGCCACGCGATCATCGCCCTGCCTGCCACCGCCAAGGGCGGCACGATCAGCCGGATCACCGCCCGGCTGTCCGGGCCGGTCACCACCGCACGCAGTGACGTGGATGTCATCGTCACCGAGTTCGGCTCGGCCGAGCTGAGGGGCCAGACCCTGGCCGAGCGCACCCGCCGTCTGATCGCCATCGCTCACCCTGGCTTCCAGGAGGAGCTGGCCCGGGCGGCCCACACCATTCAGCAGAGGGGATTCTGA
- a CDS encoding enoyl-CoA hydratase-related protein, producing the protein MGDAVLFEARDDGIAVITLNRPESRNCLARDVREGLYAAWDRFERDDGLRVAVLTGAGQKAFCAGGDLKEMVELGLREPPRDMFPLPYDTVELTKPTIAAVNGAAFAGGWMLAQACDLCVASTTATFAVSEVRVGRSSPWASPLIHMIPQRIMMELLLTGRPISAQRAYEIGLVNRVSDPETLMGTALDLAREILAGAPLSVRAARETVMLATEMGRSAALKAARHASELCYNSEDAQEGPRAFAEKRPPQWKGR; encoded by the coding sequence ATGGGCGACGCCGTACTCTTCGAGGCCCGCGACGACGGCATCGCGGTCATCACCCTGAACCGGCCGGAGAGCCGCAACTGCCTGGCCCGGGACGTCCGCGAGGGTCTCTACGCCGCCTGGGACCGCTTCGAGCGCGACGACGGACTGCGGGTCGCCGTGCTCACCGGAGCGGGCCAGAAGGCGTTCTGTGCCGGCGGCGACCTCAAGGAGATGGTGGAGCTGGGCCTGCGGGAACCGCCCCGCGACATGTTCCCGCTCCCCTACGACACCGTCGAGCTGACGAAGCCCACCATCGCGGCCGTCAACGGCGCCGCGTTCGCCGGCGGCTGGATGCTCGCCCAGGCCTGTGACCTGTGCGTCGCCAGCACCACCGCGACGTTCGCCGTCTCCGAGGTCAGGGTCGGCAGAAGCTCTCCGTGGGCCTCGCCGCTGATCCATATGATCCCGCAGCGGATCATGATGGAACTCCTGCTCACCGGCAGGCCGATCAGCGCCCAGCGCGCCTACGAGATCGGCCTGGTCAATCGTGTCTCCGATCCGGAGACGCTTATGGGTACCGCCCTCGACCTCGCCCGCGAAATCCTGGCGGGCGCGCCGCTGTCGGTGCGGGCCGCCCGGGAGACGGTGATGCTCGCCACCGAGATGGGCCGTTCGGCGGCCCTGAAGGCCGCCAGACACGCGTCCGAGCTCTGCTACAACAGCGAGGACGCCCAGGAAGGCCCCAGGGCCTTCGCCGAGAAGCGCCCCCCGCAGTGGAAGGGCCGCTGA
- a CDS encoding cadmium resistance transporter: protein MGPGVVGQAVGLFAVTNIDDSLVLTLFFAQGSWHPGSTRRIVLGQYLGFAAILAVAGTAALGATLLPRSAIPYLGLLPLALGLKAARHAWRHRGEKRAEAAPSDSGPRVLEVAAVTFANGGDNIGVYVPVFATAGVGGMSIYAAVFLLLVALWCLAGRYFATRPLIAGALSRWGHILLPVVLTAIGLIVLVDGGAFGL, encoded by the coding sequence ATGGGCCCGGGTGTCGTCGGCCAGGCCGTCGGACTGTTCGCCGTCACCAACATCGACGACAGTCTGGTCCTGACGCTGTTCTTCGCGCAGGGCAGCTGGCATCCCGGCTCCACCCGCCGCATCGTCCTCGGCCAGTACCTGGGCTTCGCCGCGATCCTCGCCGTCGCGGGCACCGCGGCGCTCGGTGCCACGCTGCTGCCCCGGTCGGCGATCCCCTACCTGGGGCTGCTCCCGCTCGCGCTGGGCCTCAAGGCCGCGCGACACGCCTGGCGGCACCGCGGCGAGAAGCGCGCCGAGGCCGCGCCCAGCGACAGCGGCCCTCGCGTCCTGGAGGTCGCCGCGGTCACCTTCGCCAACGGCGGCGACAACATCGGCGTCTACGTCCCGGTGTTCGCCACCGCCGGCGTCGGCGGGATGAGCATCTACGCCGCGGTGTTCCTGCTCCTGGTCGCCCTCTGGTGCCTGGCCGGCCGCTACTTCGCCACCCGCCCGCTGATAGCCGGAGCCCTCAGCCGCTGGGGCCACATCCTGCTCCCGGTCGTCCTCACCGCCATCGGCCTCATCGTCCTGGTCGACGGCGGCGCCTTCGGCCTGTAG
- a CDS encoding nuclear transport factor 2 family protein, whose product MSADAADAADLDGLIARERIRDCLARLSRGEDRRDAALISAGYWPDATDDHGIFLGTFKEYLAWVVPGALTIPVTLHTLGQSLIELQGSTAVVETHVTAYHRITMGDQDSDIVLGGRYLDRMEQRDGEWRIIHRTMLYDWLKDFGQSVDWSQGLLGMPFLTDHSVGAAQGDHSETLFDQA is encoded by the coding sequence ATGAGCGCCGACGCCGCCGACGCCGCCGACCTGGACGGCCTCATCGCCCGCGAGCGGATCCGCGACTGCCTGGCCCGCCTCAGCCGCGGTGAGGACCGCCGCGACGCGGCCCTGATCAGCGCGGGCTACTGGCCCGACGCAACCGACGACCACGGCATCTTCCTCGGCACCTTCAAGGAGTACCTGGCCTGGGTCGTCCCGGGCGCGCTGACCATCCCGGTCACCCTGCACACCCTGGGGCAGAGCCTGATCGAGCTCCAGGGCAGTACGGCCGTGGTGGAGACCCACGTGACCGCCTACCACCGCATCACCATGGGCGACCAGGACAGTGACATCGTCCTCGGCGGCCGCTACCTGGACCGGATGGAGCAGCGCGACGGCGAGTGGCGCATCATCCACCGCACCATGCTGTACGACTGGCTGAAGGACTTCGGCCAGTCGGTGGACTGGTCGCAGGGCCTGCTCGGCATGCCCTTCCTCACCGACCACTCCGTCGGCGCGGCCCAGGGCGACCACAGCGAGACCCTCTTCGACCAGGCCTGA
- a CDS encoding nuclear transport factor 2 family protein, whose protein sequence is MTEDRPARLGHLLDRQDITDCLTRFSRGMDRFDRDLFLSAFHDDAVIAAGEFVGGAAALYDWAIVLHEQGQVSTHHNLLNNTCDIDGDVAHSETYYLFVGRNRDESNWIAGGRYIDRLERRDGEWRIVLRTNAIEWSGLVPTLPIPFADVPGIDLNSVPSRSTEDPSYQRPLTNKREMS, encoded by the coding sequence ATGACTGAAGACAGACCGGCCCGGCTCGGGCACCTGCTCGACCGCCAGGACATCACGGACTGCCTGACCCGGTTCAGCCGCGGAATGGACCGCTTCGACCGCGACCTCTTCCTCTCGGCCTTCCACGACGACGCGGTCATCGCCGCCGGAGAGTTCGTCGGCGGGGCGGCCGCACTCTACGACTGGGCAATCGTGCTTCACGAGCAGGGGCAGGTGTCCACCCACCACAACCTGCTGAACAACACCTGTGACATCGACGGCGACGTCGCCCACTCCGAGACCTACTACCTGTTCGTCGGACGCAACCGCGACGAGTCCAACTGGATCGCCGGCGGCCGCTACATCGACCGACTGGAGCGCCGCGACGGGGAGTGGCGGATCGTGCTGCGCACCAACGCGATCGAGTGGTCGGGCCTGGTCCCCACCCTCCCCATCCCCTTCGCGGACGTGCCGGGCATCGACCTCAACAGCGTCCCCTCGCGCAGCACCGAGGACCCCTCCTACCAGCGCCCGCTGACCAACAAGCGGGAGATGTCATGA
- a CDS encoding SDR family NAD(P)-dependent oxidoreductase: MGSLSGRVAVVTGASRGVGKGIALALAGEGATVYVTGRSVTPGSFPLPGTVGETALEVDRRGGKGIAVQVDHGDDEQVAALFEQVEREQGRLDILVNNAFSLPEDLTEPQPFWEKPLSNWEMVDVGVRSNFVAAWHAARIMARAKSGLIVATSGYVGVTYTYGVVFGTCKSAVDRMARDMAVELKPYGVASLSLWLGLTFTERAERNLRRDPSMTEKTVTNPQVGSSVEFPGRVIAALAGDPEVMRRSGGTWIAAELAREYGITDVDGHVPPSLRAQRGSPIWSPV, encoded by the coding sequence ATGGGCTCGCTTTCAGGCAGGGTCGCGGTGGTGACCGGCGCCAGCCGGGGAGTCGGGAAGGGGATCGCCCTCGCTCTGGCGGGGGAGGGCGCGACCGTCTATGTCACCGGGCGGAGCGTCACGCCCGGGTCGTTTCCACTCCCCGGCACTGTCGGCGAGACGGCCCTGGAGGTGGACCGCCGGGGCGGCAAGGGCATCGCCGTTCAGGTGGACCACGGTGACGACGAGCAGGTCGCGGCCCTCTTCGAGCAGGTGGAGCGGGAGCAGGGCCGGCTCGACATCCTGGTCAACAACGCCTTCTCGCTGCCCGAGGACCTGACGGAGCCTCAACCCTTCTGGGAGAAGCCGCTCTCCAACTGGGAGATGGTGGATGTCGGCGTCCGCTCCAACTTCGTCGCGGCGTGGCATGCGGCCCGGATCATGGCTCGGGCGAAGTCCGGCCTGATCGTGGCCACGTCCGGCTATGTGGGCGTCACCTACACCTACGGCGTCGTCTTCGGCACCTGCAAGTCCGCGGTGGACAGGATGGCGCGCGACATGGCTGTGGAGCTGAAGCCGTACGGGGTGGCCTCGCTGTCGCTGTGGCTGGGCCTGACCTTCACCGAGCGGGCGGAACGCAACCTGCGGCGCGATCCGTCCATGACCGAGAAGACGGTGACCAACCCTCAGGTCGGCTCCTCGGTCGAGTTCCCGGGTCGGGTGATCGCCGCGCTCGCCGGGGACCCCGAGGTGATGCGGCGTTCCGGCGGCACCTGGATCGCCGCCGAACTCGCCCGGGAGTACGGCATCACCGACGTCGACGGACATGTGCCACCGTCCCTGCGTGCGCAACGCGGATCACCGATCTGGTCGCCCGTCTGA
- a CDS encoding aldehyde dehydrogenase family protein — translation MREYLKFYVGGQWVDPAEQRTLDVVNPATEEVCGRVAVGSAADVDRAVAAARAAFGGWSATSVKERLDVLQQILEVYQTRAGNLAEALTEEMGAPSALAHGFQVGLGVGHLTTAIEVLRNFAFEEQRGATLVVKEAIGVCGLITPWNWPMNQIAVKLFPALATGCTVVLKPSEQSPFTGQVFAEILDAAGVPAGVFNLVQGDGPGVGVPLSVHPDVDMISFTGSTRAGIEIARNAAPSVKRVTQELGGKSPNIILDDVDFAVNVGKGVTTMMGNSGQTCSAPSRMLVPAARMAEAVEVAREAASQVTVGDPNGNSVIGPVVSGAQFDKIQALIQKGIDEGAVLVAGGTGRPVGLTRGYYVKPTVFAEVTSDMTIAREEIFGPVLTIHGYDSVDHAVEIANDTEYGLAGYVAGADLDQARAVARRIRAGYVAINDGFDFNCPFGGYKRSGNGREWGEFGFHDYLEIKGILGYAPDEANG, via the coding sequence ATGCGTGAATACCTGAAGTTCTACGTCGGCGGCCAGTGGGTCGATCCGGCGGAGCAGCGGACCCTGGACGTGGTGAACCCCGCGACCGAGGAGGTCTGTGGCCGGGTGGCCGTCGGCTCGGCGGCCGACGTGGACCGGGCGGTCGCGGCCGCCCGGGCGGCCTTCGGCGGCTGGTCGGCGACCAGCGTCAAGGAACGGTTGGACGTGCTCCAGCAGATCCTGGAGGTGTACCAGACCCGGGCCGGGAACCTCGCCGAGGCGCTGACCGAGGAGATGGGCGCGCCGAGCGCGCTGGCCCACGGCTTCCAGGTCGGGCTCGGGGTCGGGCATCTGACCACGGCGATCGAGGTGCTCCGGAACTTCGCCTTCGAGGAGCAGCGCGGGGCCACGCTGGTGGTCAAGGAGGCGATCGGCGTCTGCGGACTGATCACGCCGTGGAACTGGCCGATGAACCAGATCGCGGTGAAGCTCTTCCCGGCGCTTGCGACCGGCTGCACGGTGGTGCTGAAACCGTCGGAGCAGTCGCCGTTCACCGGGCAGGTCTTCGCCGAGATCCTGGACGCGGCAGGTGTTCCGGCCGGGGTGTTCAACCTGGTCCAGGGCGACGGTCCGGGGGTCGGGGTGCCGCTCTCCGTGCATCCCGACGTCGACATGATCTCCTTCACCGGTTCGACGCGGGCCGGCATCGAGATCGCGCGGAACGCGGCGCCCAGCGTCAAGCGGGTGACCCAGGAGCTGGGCGGCAAGAGCCCCAACATCATCCTGGACGACGTGGACTTCGCCGTGAACGTCGGCAAGGGCGTCACCACCATGATGGGCAACTCCGGGCAGACGTGCAGCGCGCCCTCACGGATGCTGGTGCCGGCCGCGCGGATGGCGGAGGCGGTGGAGGTGGCCCGGGAGGCCGCGTCCCAGGTGACCGTGGGCGATCCGAACGGTAACTCTGTGATCGGTCCGGTGGTCTCGGGCGCCCAGTTCGACAAGATCCAGGCGCTGATCCAGAAGGGCATCGACGAGGGTGCGGTGCTGGTGGCCGGCGGCACCGGACGGCCGGTCGGGCTCACCCGGGGCTACTACGTGAAGCCCACGGTCTTCGCCGAGGTGACCAGCGACATGACCATCGCCCGCGAGGAGATCTTCGGCCCGGTGCTCACCATCCACGGCTACGACAGCGTGGACCACGCCGTCGAGATCGCCAACGACACGGAGTACGGCCTGGCCGGCTATGTGGCGGGCGCGGACCTCGACCAGGCCCGGGCCGTCGCGCGCCGGATCCGGGCGGGGTACGTGGCGATCAACGACGGGTTCGACTTCAACTGCCCGTTCGGCGGCTACAAGCGGAGCGGCAACGGCCGCGAGTGGGGCGAGTTCGGCTTCCACGACTACCTGGAGATCAAGGGAATCCTCGGTTACGCGCCCGACGAAGCCAACGGGTAG
- a CDS encoding thiamine pyrophosphate-binding protein, producing MPVKVFERILDLFEAEGINTLFGIPDPNFVHMFHLAEERGWNVVAPHHEESAGFMAEAVSRMTGKPAVCIGTLGPGVANLAGAMMCAKVENSPVIFLGGQRARITEQRVRRGRIQFVSQAALFEPSVKYCASIEYADQTDEIIREGLRKALSGTPGPVYIEYPSHVIQQELDVPAALPPRAYRLVDQTAGADRIAEAVRYIGAAKQPILLVGHGVHTTRAGASVRALAELMACPVIQTSGGTSYIEGLEDRTFPYGFSAAAIDAVVKSDLCLAIGTELGEPVHYGKGRHWVANEANRKWILVEQDPQAIGVNRSVDVPLVGDLRAVVPQLVEALKDSPRAPAPGLDGWIKQDAAQLAELAETAPSGMSPVHPARLIVEATKVFPRDGIMVRDGGATTIFGWTYSQAKPHDVMWNQNFGHLGTGLPYAIGASVAEGRKRPLMLITGDSSFQFHIAELETAARLNLPLVCVVAVDYAWGLEVGVYKRTFGQGSLETGTHWSTKTRLDKVAEGFGCYGEYVDRDEDIAPAIKRAYASGRTGVIHVAVDPKANSEEMPSYDEFRTWYAEGTQ from the coding sequence ATGCCGGTCAAGGTCTTTGAGCGCATTCTGGACTTGTTCGAAGCCGAGGGCATCAACACCCTCTTCGGCATTCCGGATCCGAACTTCGTGCACATGTTCCACCTCGCGGAGGAGCGCGGCTGGAATGTGGTGGCTCCGCACCACGAGGAGTCCGCCGGCTTCATGGCCGAGGCGGTGTCGCGGATGACCGGCAAGCCCGCGGTGTGCATCGGCACGCTGGGCCCGGGCGTCGCCAATCTCGCGGGCGCGATGATGTGTGCGAAGGTTGAGAACTCGCCGGTGATCTTCCTGGGCGGTCAGCGCGCCCGCATCACCGAACAGCGGGTGCGCCGCGGTCGGATCCAGTTCGTCAGCCAGGCCGCGCTGTTCGAGCCCTCGGTCAAGTACTGCGCCAGCATCGAGTACGCGGACCAGACGGACGAGATCATCCGGGAGGGCCTGCGCAAGGCCCTGTCGGGAACGCCGGGCCCGGTCTACATCGAGTACCCCTCCCATGTGATCCAGCAGGAGCTGGACGTACCGGCGGCGCTGCCGCCCCGGGCCTACCGGCTGGTGGACCAGACGGCGGGTGCGGACCGGATCGCGGAGGCAGTGCGGTACATCGGCGCGGCCAAGCAGCCGATCCTGCTGGTCGGGCACGGCGTCCACACCACGCGGGCCGGGGCCTCGGTCAGGGCGCTGGCCGAGCTGATGGCCTGTCCGGTCATCCAGACCTCGGGCGGCACCTCCTACATCGAGGGCCTGGAGGACCGTACCTTCCCCTACGGTTTCTCGGCGGCGGCGATCGACGCGGTGGTCAAGTCCGACCTCTGCCTGGCCATCGGCACCGAGCTCGGCGAGCCGGTGCACTACGGCAAGGGACGGCACTGGGTCGCCAACGAGGCCAATCGTAAATGGATTCTGGTGGAGCAGGACCCGCAGGCGATCGGCGTCAACCGCTCGGTCGACGTCCCGCTGGTGGGCGACCTGCGGGCGGTGGTCCCGCAGCTGGTCGAGGCGCTGAAGGACTCACCGAGGGCCCCAGCACCGGGACTTGACGGCTGGATCAAGCAGGACGCGGCCCAGCTGGCGGAATTGGCGGAGACCGCCCCGTCCGGGATGTCGCCGGTGCACCCGGCCCGTCTGATCGTCGAGGCGACCAAGGTCTTCCCCAGGGACGGCATCATGGTGCGCGACGGCGGCGCCACCACGATCTTCGGCTGGACCTACTCCCAGGCCAAGCCGCATGACGTGATGTGGAACCAGAACTTCGGCCACCTGGGGACCGGGCTTCCGTACGCCATCGGCGCCTCGGTGGCGGAGGGGCGGAAGCGGCCGCTGATGCTGATCACCGGGGACTCGTCGTTCCAGTTCCACATCGCCGAGTTGGAGACGGCGGCACGGCTGAACCTGCCGCTGGTGTGCGTGGTCGCTGTCGACTACGCCTGGGGGCTGGAGGTGGGCGTCTACAAGCGCACCTTCGGCCAGGGCTCGCTGGAGACCGGGACGCACTGGAGCACGAAGACGCGGCTGGACAAGGTGGCCGAGGGCTTCGGCTGCTACGGCGAGTACGTCGACCGGGATGAGGACATCGCCCCTGCGATCAAGCGTGCCTACGCCAGCGGGAGGACTGGCGTCATCCATGTCGCGGTCGACCCGAAGGCCAACTCGGAGGAGATGCCGAGCTATGACGAGTTCCGGACCTGGTACGCGGAGGGGACGCAGTGA
- a CDS encoding SDR family NAD(P)-dependent oxidoreductase, with translation MPELRFDGRVAVITGAGRGLGRAYALLLASKGAKVVVNDPGFGLTGEGVDSGPAAEVVQEIKDAGGEAVACTESVATAEGGQAIIRAAIDAFGRIDILIHNAGNVRRARLAEMTYEDFDAVLDVHLRGAFHVVRPAFPVMCEAGYGRVVLTSSIGGLYGNHEVANYSAAKAGVIGLSHVVALEGAEHGVKSNVIAPGALTRMAEGIDTSAYPPMGPELTAPAVGWLAHESCSISGELLVTMAGRVARAFVAETAGVYQPSWTIDQVAEQIATIRDTGDPWILPVVPSGFVDHIGNSFAIAMKGSN, from the coding sequence ATGCCTGAGCTGAGGTTCGACGGTCGGGTGGCCGTGATCACCGGAGCCGGACGGGGGCTGGGGCGGGCCTACGCCCTGCTGCTCGCCTCGAAGGGGGCCAAGGTCGTCGTCAACGACCCGGGCTTCGGCCTGACCGGTGAGGGCGTCGACAGCGGTCCTGCGGCGGAGGTCGTCCAGGAGATCAAGGACGCCGGGGGCGAGGCCGTCGCCTGCACCGAGTCGGTGGCGACGGCCGAGGGAGGGCAGGCGATCATCCGGGCGGCGATTGACGCCTTCGGCCGGATCGACATCCTGATCCACAACGCCGGGAACGTCCGTCGGGCGCGGCTGGCGGAGATGACGTACGAGGACTTCGACGCGGTCCTGGACGTCCATCTGCGGGGTGCCTTCCATGTGGTCCGGCCAGCTTTTCCTGTGATGTGCGAGGCGGGATACGGCCGGGTGGTGCTGACCTCGTCGATCGGCGGGCTGTACGGCAACCACGAGGTCGCCAACTACAGCGCCGCCAAGGCGGGGGTGATCGGGCTGTCCCATGTGGTCGCACTGGAGGGGGCGGAGCACGGGGTGAAGAGCAACGTCATCGCCCCCGGCGCGCTGACCAGGATGGCCGAGGGGATCGACACCTCGGCGTACCCGCCGATGGGCCCGGAGCTGACGGCACCGGCGGTGGGCTGGCTGGCGCATGAGTCCTGCTCGATCAGCGGAGAGCTGCTGGTGACCATGGCCGGCCGGGTGGCCAGAGCCTTCGTCGCCGAGACGGCTGGGGTGTACCAGCCGTCCTGGACGATCGACCAGGTCGCCGAGCAGATCGCCACCATCCGCGACACCGGCGACCCCTGGATCCTGCCGGTCGTCCCCTCGGGCTTCGTCGACCACATCGGCAACAGCTTCGCGATCGCAATGAAAGGCAGCAACTAG
- a CDS encoding NAD(P)/FAD-dependent oxidoreductase, which translates to MQKCAPTQTPEIDHEALRTKYLLERDKRIRPEGQQQYLVAEGEFEEFYESDPYTPVEPRPPISESIDVAVLGGGLSGLLAAARVKQTGVSSLRVIEQAGDFGGAWYWNRYPGIQCDVDSACYLPLLEEVGYIPKQKYAMGDEVFEHCQRMAKHFGLYDNALFSTLIRSLEWDEEIQRWRIGTNRGDEIRARFVVMCQGPFNRPKLPGIPGITDFQGHTFHSARWDYAYTGGDINGGLDRLADKRVAVIGTGASGVQIIPHLARSAEHLYVFQRTPSYIDERGDVPTDPEWVKTLKPGWQKEIQRNFHTAAFEAFGPGQPDIVCDGWTEVSRNLAAHLDATDGWAALMDPEKFMELREEQDYRAMQRLRDRIDEIVDDPETAEALKPYYRFLCKRPCFSDQYLPTFNRPNVTLVDVSGTKGVERITAKGIVADGVEHEVDCIIFASGFEITTDLDRRLGIAPYTGRDGLSLYDHWADGYRTLHGTMSHGFPNQFYTGYIQGGVTASTTAMFEQQADHIAYIIKETLARGATSVEPTSEAQEAWCTTVRESAVDNTNFQRECTPGYYNNEGEQQIRSHLGDPYWPGFYVLEDLLQAWRDTGDMAGLVLEGTPDA; encoded by the coding sequence ATGCAGAAATGCGCACCGACACAGACACCCGAGATCGACCACGAGGCCCTCAGGACCAAGTACCTGCTGGAGCGCGACAAGCGGATCCGCCCCGAGGGACAGCAGCAGTACCTGGTGGCCGAGGGCGAGTTCGAGGAGTTCTACGAGAGCGACCCGTACACACCGGTCGAGCCCCGGCCCCCGATCTCGGAGTCCATTGACGTGGCGGTCCTCGGCGGCGGCCTGTCGGGTCTGCTCGCCGCGGCCCGGGTCAAGCAGACCGGCGTCTCCAGTCTCCGGGTCATCGAGCAGGCCGGCGACTTCGGCGGTGCCTGGTACTGGAACCGCTACCCCGGCATCCAGTGCGACGTGGACAGCGCCTGCTACCTCCCGCTGCTGGAGGAGGTCGGCTACATCCCCAAGCAGAAGTACGCCATGGGGGACGAGGTCTTCGAGCACTGCCAGCGGATGGCCAAGCACTTCGGCCTCTACGACAACGCGCTCTTCAGCACCCTGATCCGCTCGCTGGAATGGGACGAGGAGATCCAGCGCTGGCGGATCGGCACCAACCGGGGCGACGAGATCCGGGCCCGCTTCGTGGTCATGTGCCAGGGGCCGTTCAACCGGCCGAAGTTGCCCGGGATTCCGGGGATCACGGACTTCCAGGGGCACACCTTCCACTCGGCGCGCTGGGACTACGCGTACACCGGCGGCGACATCAACGGCGGGCTGGACCGGCTGGCCGACAAGCGGGTCGCCGTCATCGGGACCGGCGCGAGCGGCGTCCAGATCATCCCGCACCTGGCCCGCTCCGCCGAGCACCTGTACGTGTTTCAGCGGACGCCGTCGTACATCGACGAGCGCGGCGACGTGCCGACCGATCCCGAGTGGGTGAAGACGCTCAAGCCCGGCTGGCAGAAGGAGATCCAGCGCAACTTCCACACAGCGGCCTTCGAGGCCTTCGGCCCCGGCCAGCCGGACATCGTCTGCGACGGCTGGACCGAGGTCAGCCGCAACCTGGCCGCGCATCTGGACGCGACCGACGGCTGGGCCGCGCTGATGGATCCTGAGAAGTTCATGGAGCTGAGGGAGGAGCAGGACTACCGGGCGATGCAGCGGCTGCGGGACCGGATCGACGAGATCGTCGACGACCCGGAGACGGCGGAGGCGCTGAAGCCCTACTACCGCTTCCTCTGCAAGCGGCCCTGCTTCAGCGACCAGTACCTGCCGACCTTCAACCGGCCGAACGTCACGCTCGTCGACGTGTCGGGCACCAAGGGCGTGGAGCGGATCACCGCGAAGGGCATCGTCGCGGACGGCGTCGAGCACGAGGTCGACTGCATCATCTTCGCCAGCGGCTTCGAGATCACCACGGATCTGGACCGCCGCCTCGGCATCGCGCCCTACACCGGCCGCGACGGCCTCTCGCTGTACGACCACTGGGCCGACGGCTACCGCACCCTGCACGGGACGATGAGCCACGGCTTCCCCAACCAGTTCTACACCGGGTACATCCAGGGCGGCGTGACCGCGAGCACCACGGCGATGTTCGAGCAGCAGGCCGACCACATCGCCTACATCATCAAGGAGACGCTGGCGCGGGGCGCTACGTCGGTGGAGCCGACGTCGGAGGCCCAGGAGGCGTGGTGCACGACCGTCAGGGAGAGCGCGGTCGACAACACCAACTTCCAGCGCGAGTGCACGCCCGGCTACTACAACAACGAGGGCGAGCAGCAGATCCGGTCGCATCTCGGTGACCCCTACTGGCCCGGTTTCTACGTTCTTGAGGACCTGCTGCAGGCCTGGCGTGACACGGGGGACATGGCCGGCCTCGTCCTGGAGGGAACGCCCGATGCCTGA